AAGTTCTTGCGACAAAGACATATGATAATGGTTTACAAAACATGTTTAAATATTCCATGAAATTACTTATATTTGATACTATTTCAATGAGAATTATTGCCAATATAGTTACGTATTCTtcaatatttctttatattcataaattagcaatatattttgaatcAGCACTAATCAAAACGAttttcagaaaaaatataatacattttatatttaggcGCGAAACAGCCATTAGACAATGGGGAACTAAATGTGACGGGTTGACAACTGTAAAGTATAGTGCTTTGTAGGCTGTTTTGAATATTGTTTTGCAACTTTATTATTTACCAGTAAGTTATGCAATATTTATgtgtaaataaaatcaagtATGCTTAAATTAATTCATATTAAGTACAAACAATCGTTACGGGATCGATCTTTCTTGTAAGTTACGTATATAATTTAAGTAAACATTATCATATGtagtattttgtaatttaggAAAGTAAcgcttaaataattatattaggCGGAGTCTTTGGTTATCTTATTGTATATATAAGATCTAAAAGTTTCTTAATGTAGAATCGGCAAAGCCGGAGATTGATAAATATTGCTGAGATGCGGCGGGACGCAAAATCGTAAAAGATTTACATTCACACCAAGTCGCTGTATTCGGATCGTTCTAATTTCTGTAACGGTTGCTGTGGATCCTCATGCTCTTCCCTTAATCAAAAACCGCCGTACCCACTTATGTCGGACGGTTTCAGGTGATCAAATACGCTCAGATGATGTGAGGGATGACTATGGTGCGAATGATGATGAGTGTGTGGATGAGTATAGCTTGGGTAATTTGCTTGCGGCGGTGTGTGACTATATGGGTGGTGTCCAAAGGGATAATTCGGACTCGGCACGTGTAAGGTTGCTGTGCTGGTTGGCCCAGTAGACTGAACATTACTGCCCAGACTATAGTGACTGTGTGTTGCCGGATACTCTCCACTGTTATGTTGTGGATGCGATCCATATGCAGATGCGCTGTACATTGAATTCACATTTACTGAAGGCATGTGGGCCATGTGGTGCGCTTGGTCCATATATATTGGATGCGGATGTGAGTGGGGAGGTGGATGAGGATGGGAAAGCGGATGTGGGCTAGGTTCCGAACTGTTAATATTCGCCCCTATAGCGCTACCAATTAGGTGAGGGGCATGGTGGTGATAACCGGATGGACTGTGAATAGGATATTCCATGCTGTTGccacagttgttgttgttggtactTCCGCTTTCACTGTTGCCTCGCGTCTCTCCACTGTTGCCATATATAGCTTCGTTGTCAGATCTTGCAGTCGATGCGGAAGCAGCCAGACTGCTTActgagaaattgttgttgctcaCATTGCTATTCTCTCTTGAGGATCTACATGATTCCGCCTGCACAGGAATCTCTTGATTGCAACGTTTCGGTAGCTGCTGgtgatgttgttgctgctgttgttgctgctgttgttgttgttgttgttggtgctgctgttgttgctgctgttgttgctgctgttggtgtggctgttgctgctgttgctgctgttgatgctGGTGCTGCAGTCCCAAAAGACGACTTTCAACTgcagccgccgctgccgctgctgtcgCCGATGGTATGTTGCTGAACTCGTGTTCCCTTATTGCTGGAATTTGATCAACCAACGATTCGAGGCCGCACAAACTCTTACGAGCCACGTCCGAGCCGATGTGCCCTGGCTGAGGGGAGTTCTGGTTGCCTTGGTTTCCCAGCCGAGGACTCAGATGCTGGTGGTGAGCGGAAATCAACATATAGGGATTCGAACTCTGCTCTTCGTAGCGCTGCCAGTTGTCTGACTGCTCTTGGTGGAAGTGCTGCATGGGGTGATGAAGGTGCTGATGAGTTAGTTTCTGCGCTGGCTGATGGCTTTGGTGGGTATGCGGCGAAAGCCATTGCTGGTAGTGATCATGAGGATGAGCTGCGTTTCCCTCAGCCTCGTGTGCGGGACTGTTGTATTGGTCCTTTTCCACCGATTGCGGCTGCTGTTGGCCCAGCTCagctgttttattttgctcccCCGGGCCCACCTGCGAGTCGGAGTGCTCGTCCGGAGGGTCGAAGTCGACAGTTGGACACATGTTCGGCGAACTCGGAGGAGGCGTTTCCCCTAGGTGAGGTTGATCCCGCATATCCAGTCCAGGCTCCATATTCCCATGCTGATTCTGCTTCTGGGGGGACGGGTGCTCGTTCTGCGAGTCGATGCTGGGCGACGTGCCCTGAGCAACGGCATTCGCCTGCCCCACCGGTGGAGTTCCATGGCCGTGCACTTGGGTGTAATTGCAATTGAGGGCGGGGGATGCCATTGGTGAAGCCGATGCCGTGTACAAAAGGTGCGACGGTGGCGGCGTGTTGTACAAACTGGGCGGCATTTGATGACTACTCTGCGGGGACGCGGCTATATGCTCCATTGAGTGGGGATGCATTGAGCTCACTGACAATCCTGCTGCCGAGTTTGGATTAGTACTTCCGTGCTGAAGCTGTTTGACTGACATTATATTGTCAATGGCGGGCTTTAGCTTTTTTGGCCTGCCCCTCTTCTTTTTCGGAGTTTCGATGCTGCCGCCAGAGATAACCGAGAGGTTAAGAATGTTGTTAAAATCGTGATGGGGCATATGTGCTCCGCCCATGGCGATTTTTCCGCCCACTGAATGGTCAATGCCCTCTTGGCCTTTTATCTTCTTTGGACGGCCCCGTTTTTTCTTCTCTAGGGGTTGCTGGGGCAAGGATTGCTGCGGACCGAACACTGATAGATAAGTGTTTTCGTTGGGAGGAGGGTTGTGGTTTGGTGCTGGTAGCATGGGTCTATCGTCTCCCGTATAGGAAAACGATCCGTGATCCGTCGCACTATTAGAAGATGGTACACTGGCAGTCATATGGGGCATCAATTTGTCGGATTGGGCCTGGTCTGCCTCCTCGGCGACATTGCCACATTCCGCAGCCCCTGCGCTCGAGCCACTGCAGTTGCTTACAAAAGCCAGACCCGCTTGATGATCGCCAAGTGAAGTCTTCATTTTACCGCAGGTCTCCGCCTGTTGCTGCTCGCTACACTGGCGTATCCGCTGATCCGTAAACACGCATTCCGACTCATCGATGTGCGGTATTTGACCGTTTAAAAAGTCCCTAAACTTCTTTAGGGCCGCATAAAACGGAACTTTGTCGGCAGCGCGTGGCAACTGCGCGCATCGAGCTGATGATGACGGCATTACCCAAATGTACTGAAATATACAAATGTAATATAAGTATACCATTCATTTACATCTAGCTATTCACTTTCAAATTAGAATaagaaatattgatttaagaccagggttcggaaaataacacacactgtaaataacttgtgttattaacatgttaaatgtcaaagtgttagGTTCATAAAAAGTCattgacatgtgtgttaaaaagttatagcctacatatgttagaaacataaataacacacacatgtcatttgtgttatttacacgacgtgttattaagacgacgtgttttttacacagcgtAAATGAATTGATTCTGCCTACCGTTACTAATCTAATGTgtctattttataaaaaatttatatgtttttggttatggataatttttccaaatatctattgaattaaaaaatgttgaggGATAAAAAATGTactactttaaaaaaagaatattttgttcAGCGACAAGATAGGccgttttaaaataagtaccaaagaaaTCAGTAAGCAATAAGCACCGACCAAATACGTTTAGATTTGTGCATTGATTAGTGTAAAAACTATaatgaattttgttttcccaAAGATGTGCTCATTAATAAATGTAACTTGTTAGTGGGTGAATCAAAGAGtctttcttttgttttatatttaaaagagtATAGAATTCTATAAAATGTTGACAGTTATATGACAGTTACAGTTTTTTTTGACTCGCACACTTTGAGGTCAAAAACACATCGTGTTAAAAAGCACggcgtgttaataacacgttgttttaaaaatttaagtcggctgtgtgtgctaacaattatttttcacattttacacttttgtatttgacatacatgtcaacaattttgctcacactgtaaaataccatttttcatgtttttaacatgtgtgtcaaattcCGAACCCTGTTTAAGACAATTAGGCAGACATATTTGGTCACAGGTGAAGACTAGTGATTGTAAAATAATTCTACCTGTAGGTAATAACTCAGTttaaagcagcggtcggcagcgccctattaagtgagcatagggtctTGTTTTGCcggcgcgctgctcgcacacgtataacgtagaacagcggtctgcacacacacatcgatgagctgcccagtgcaaattactcacacaaatgtaaaacaaaatgtcaacgtatgtgtgtgccgaccgctggtttaAAGAGATagcggtaaaaaaaaatggtcagtAAATCTTTAGATTGAAAAAGTAATACAactatctctaaagattataaaatgaaagaccgatttttagggggatacgaccacagcctaaaccataagagctagagcagccaaattttttcacagtattccattgggggcgtaggcgcccactaaggtccgacatgatcccccagtggccccaaacagctccaatatccatatttagagcaaaaaatcattagatttacttaagcttaacttctaaagaggttaaaatttcgaaattttgattttgcagaattttaggtcttgaaagggcctaattagaaatctaaaagaaatttcgatatcccccataatttgggggctacatttaaaattaacttttcgatttaaaaaatctaaaccgctgctccgatcaagATGAGTTTTGGCTCAatagttattctatggcccaattgcttaagtttaattttttaaatttttaacatttttttaagtatttttaacgaatttatttagatttcctaagttattgcgttgcattttgtgggagcctgccgagagagcgaaacccagagagcggatgccaagagagcgacggccgagagagcagcagccaagaaaactgtcgtgggggaggggtagtgctgtgtggaagggggaggggaaaaaggcaatttaagttaaaatttgttttgaattttaaaaacttaaactgctgttccgatcaatatgattttcgatcaaaagTCAGTCGTGTagatcaaatgcttaggttttatttttcaaaaaatatttttaattttgtagcagaagtaagagccttaaTTTCCACAacggaagaagataaaaaatgactacaaattctgtaaacaaagccaaaatgtttccaagttaaatattaatcttaagattcgaacttttgaccaaatacgtatgtacatatgcatatttggaaatgttttgatttgtacaatgcaatacatacacacaatgtgtgtttatgcttctacttgaaagtacataatgtgcttaaatacaaataaaattaaaattgcattgataacattgtaactggtagaaggtataaaaattcactacttcggattctctctcttgaagaatcttctagaaaggttgtttacgcaaaggttttcagcaaacgcgcaaataagatataagaaagtcctgacaacctaatttcctaactgcaaactatttttgagcgaacgaagtcgctccgggtatagctagttttttataaaatcggAATATTATGATTTAGGGATAGATACTAAAATTGCGCATCCCTTGAAtctaaatatttcattcgGATAGGCGATAATGGATAGTTGAAATCGGCTTTAGTGAACCTTAATTACTTcgataaatttgtaattataatcggttttttcgttttttaacTCTTTGGCCAGAGTTAGAAAAGAACTCTTAAAGCTGATGAAGCTACGTTTACCTATAAATAACTCAAGGAGTtacatgaaataaaatatgtacaatagcatatacaaaaatgtttaacattCTAGGCATAAtctgataaaacaaaatatatcaaaataatcttgctatttatttaagcaaaaaaaataaagacatCATAAAAAGACACTTACTGTGTCAGTCCCATCAACGCGATCAGGTTGACGACCAAAGTGAAATTCCTTTTTTCCAGAAAATACCTCGAAAATGAGTTTGCCATTAAAGACGGCTACTTTTGGCCGGAATCTTTGGAGCTTTTCGAGCAAAATTCGGCTGCCCTCCTTTATTTCCTTCCTTGTAAGGTCAGCAGAGCCTTTGGTGGCTCGCGCCACCATGTTGGTAAATCCGATTCCTTGCTTTAACAGTTTGTAGTCCTCATCGGCACTCATCTGCTCCTGAGTAAGTCCCGCCAGGTAAAggcacttccagaagtgattGCCTGGTCCTGCGTAGTGGTGACCTTTATATGCAGCAAACAACCCAGGATTTATTCCTACCTGAAAAGTGTTTGAAGTGAAAATCAATAATTAATAATGGCATTTGCATATATTgcactttttttgtattaataaacCCGAAATTTACAACTCACTATAACGATATCAAGATTATCACAAAGATGATCTGGAATTGTCCGTTTAATTACTTCCTCCTCAGACATCCCATTGAATCTGTCATGCTTCTTGCGTTCCTTGGGTTTCATAGCTTGAAGTAGATCAGCAGCACCATCTTCGCAAGCTGCAGGGCCGACAGGaatgctaaaaaataaaatatatatacaaatttaatttttctgaattaatattttaatttttccgtAAAAGGTAGCGCctcttgtgaacggttgtgtttacttTTGTGCTCTGAATTATGTGTGTTTTTCAGTGATTTTTGCGAGTGTATTGTGGTTGTTAATGAAGAAAGCGTAGCCTAACATTTGTTTTAGTGTTTTTAACTAAATCTCTCAATTAACGGGTGCAttgtttttagttattttaacatttccatttggatTTGTTTAAATCACTTGTCTTTGTTAGTGTAAATTACACGCTCTTGCTAAAACTCTTGTAATCTCTCTTCCACTCTCTCTGAACTTGCTGTACTTCTGATttctctctcttgcttgctttACATTTGTAACTGTTCGTGTGTATAgttgttggtgccccacaagccacgctcagtcgataaaagttttttctctcgcgctctcttgttCCTAATTAAactcgcgatctcgcgctcttatattTTTCGTAGTTTTGTGTCTTTGCAGTTTTgcgaatttgatcccagtgtcaaatttacttgaggtatttttcattattttcatatttttatattttatttttttttgaattaacatatttttcctatAACGGCTCTTGGGtgtactaagaaaaattgtaggacATCATCTAATGACTCGTTCGTTTACTGTTGGTTCTGCGAAGCGATGATGCATTCTAAattggtctcatgtgggtatgtgagtcctgcagggaattggcagttgagatgagcagctttatgaggcagtcTCGAGACGGCCTATTTAATCTTTCACgtgtttttaaacagctcaacgaaaagttaaataaaaaaatctctcagttgtaTCCAAAGGTACTGTAGTtgccgcttctggctctcagctcagactgctgctggggggcgtaagaaactcttatttgtttcaagaattacgcctgataccacatgaggatgttttggaatttattcgtgaaaaattcccatccgaagatattgcggttgaacaatttcgattttcatacgcccgcaggatatcgtctttcaaaattttttctccgcctgatgtgtttaaagtactgctatctgaaagcttttggcttaatgatgatttggtaataaaagaatttgttcctaataaaccgagaacaaataacaggccttccacggtgccaaaaaacttaacatgaagctacccaagctttatgctgactcctcggcatttacggacgatattttagcttttacaaaaacttggctgaaaccagggATACccgactctgaagttctgtcaaacaactttaatacctacagaaccgatCGCCTTTCCCGCAGGGGAGGGGGTGTTCTGATCGCCGTTATCTCTACCCtaaattctgagagaattcactctcatgtcccTAATGATATAGAATTAGTTATCGTAAAAGTTTCCCTCCAATCCTTGTCTATTTTTGTTACAAGTTCTTATattaaactaatattttagctCATCTGCTTCACTACTAATTGCTTCTTTACTTTTATTGtgtgtcccgtctttatttgttttatgtcgcgaactcgcattcttgcccaaattgataaaagggtcccgcgcgtaacaagcacgtgcttggtgtcgctgggccacttgtttgtactgctcgtagtgcatcgaCGTCCATCATTATATTCGTCAAAAGTATGGAACAGGGAACCTAttaggtatatatattcttgatcaggatcactagccgagtcgctCTAGCCGTGTCCGTCTGCCTGTttggatgaacgctgagatctggGAAACTACAATAGCTAGAAAGTTgagattacccacacatattcttgggattccttcgcagcgcaagtttatttaagcCTAGCACCATGCCCCTCTATTGCCTACTATCGCTtacaaacgattttaaaatatgtatagcgctcacattttttaagatttcggagaagtataaatgcaattttgttataTATACCAATCGAAATTTTtcgaatcggaccattcgtttaaaagaattgaaatgtagaagacatttttcaaatcggaccattcaataaaaagttatacgcaatcaaaaaaatggtatatatccatctcccttgcactccctttagccgagtgacgggtattagatagtcgggacacaaacacgactatagcgttctctcttgttttcacaCAAAAACTGTATTATTTGTTCGGGTTTGGGAAGGTTCGGCCCGTCCATGCATGAGTCAAGTCTGAGTATTTTGTTGCTTATTCATATGGTTCGGATGTTGAATATCTAGAAACTGGGAATACAACAGCAACCGCTTACTAGAATAATGACGATTGAATTATAATGCACAGACTTAATATATATTTCGCCAGCACTCTGTTTACATACTCTGGTTGACCCGCTGCTGTTGAC
The genomic region above belongs to Drosophila takahashii strain IR98-3 E-12201 chromosome 4, DtakHiC1v2, whole genome shotgun sequence and contains:
- the Tdg gene encoding uncharacterized protein Tdg isoform X1, with the translated sequence MQVESKNIPLISSSFTHAPTVASLVLGIAPIKSARSIAAPENIIQVLQTLKAALTEQAIVQRAGNPVGIVMASKVDVSLAAADGAVPTLTPSTPYLTNSESGNNEHDKYVSGLPSNRKRLKLSSLELNSSGGNDVASPLDDADLDSSARMSDSKSEDYAEIEKHLPGVERTLSADSSDRKSPEKLVQFDNNCYVPPEQALVTSVELVVPAPQNTSVRHSEEPKHGALGESSAASISTIDNKLQYSTGGLYNSSSSASILTNDKIDGCANDSSNLNLRIPTKLAVTTATGDILLDDRRTSLWTPHHDQSGQTQQHTESPSSETKQEPVSAGSELSYQHQHQHRHSELLLQIEKESSGTNAFAQAIPIPLQHHHNNATQEQYGQTEATSVMESQLHNNFYAQMMQQQHLHPNQHQQSMHEHSPRHQQHASYSGYIPHYQNTPLFGTHQSDHLPRQHQQQPPLQHPMECHGHLHQPAPVSQQHQHHLQHEQQQLHQHQHQPTQQQQPMHESYHDLIMEDFHEEPSTAFKLTLSPSNAKPENQDDGYETSAGDVLTPNSHSSSAHSVTPQHQMQHPSIVLMPQNQKKPDELLLAKNPHAGEARTDSTACSSNNNQGQVPASQTHLELSGGTRCSSHASVVDPYSFMGEEMRMHSPAHRHMETVTTGTARYAGPVPMSGSNGNQECLSGEIYQHSHNSTSILEQTDGSQCGLHSKPTPKKRGRKKKLVTDSSDTTQMSTAAGQPDIPVGPAACEDGAADLLQAMKPKERKKHDRFNGMSEEEVIKRTIPDHLCDNLDIVIVGINPGLFAAYKGHHYAGPGNHFWKCLYLAGLTQEQMSADEDYKLLKQGIGFTNMVARATKGSADLTRKEIKEGSRILLEKLQRFRPKVAVFNGKLIFEVFSGKKEFHFGRQPDRVDGTDTYIWVMPSSSARCAQLPRAADKVPFYAALKKFRDFLNGQIPHIDESECVFTDQRIRQCSEQQQAETCGKMKTSLGDHQAGLAFVSNCSGSSAGAAECGNVAEEADQAQSDKLMPHMTASVPSSNSATDHGSFSYTGDDRPMLPAPNHNPPPNENTYLSVFGPQQSLPQQPLEKKKRGRPKKIKGQEGIDHSVGGKIAMGGAHMPHHDFNNILNLSVISGGSIETPKKKRGRPKKLKPAIDNIMSVKQLQHGSTNPNSAAGLSVSSMHPHSMEHIAASPQSSHQMPPSLYNTPPPSHLLYTASASPMASPALNCNYTQVHGHGTPPVGQANAVAQGTSPSIDSQNEHPSPQKQNQHGNMEPGLDMRDQPHLGETPPPSSPNMCPTVDFDPPDEHSDSQVGPGEQNKTAELGQQQPQSVEKDQYNSPAHEAEGNAAHPHDHYQQWLSPHTHQSHQPAQKLTHQHLHHPMQHFHQEQSDNWQRYEEQSSNPYMLISAHHQHLSPRLGNQGNQNSPQPGHIGSDVARKSLCGLESLVDQIPAIREHEFSNIPSATAAAAAAAVESRLLGLQHQHQQQQQQQQPHQQQQQQQQQQQHQQQQQQQQQQQQQQHHQQLPKRCNQEIPVQAESCRSSRENSNVSNNNFSVSSLAASASTARSDNEAIYGNSGETRGNSESGSTNNNNCGNSMEYPIHSPSGYHHHAPHLIGSAIGANINSSEPSPHPLSHPHPPPHSHPHPIYMDQAHHMAHMPSVNVNSMYSASAYGSHPQHNSGEYPATHSHYSLGSNVQSTGPTSTATLHVPSPNYPFGHHPYSHTPPQANYPSYTHPHTHHHSHHSHPSHHLSVFDHLKPSDISGYGGF